One genomic region from Cyanobium usitatum str. Tous encodes:
- a CDS encoding ABC transporter permease subunit (The N-terminal region of this protein, as described by TIGR01726, is a three transmembrane segment that identifies a subfamily of ABC transporter permease subunits, which specificities that include histidine, arginine, glutamine, glutamate, L-cystine (sic), the opines (in Agrobacterium) octopine and nopaline, etc.), translating to MSSAVTPWWRNRRLIPWLLQAVVGLVVLVLVAFLLGNLVRNLTNAGLLLTWSWLGNPSGFEISETVIPFDASMPYWRALMAGLMNTLRVVLFGLFGATLLGVAVGTASFSSNGLLRLLSRIYVELIRNIPLLLLLVFWYFVVFLSLPNGAAALQMPGVVLAKSGLYLSWFDSALQWQLPLLENGVWQAPLRISVEFAALLSGLVIYSGAFIAEVVRGGIASVPKGQWEAATSLGFSPLLTLRRIVLPQALRVIVPGLNSQYISLAKSSSLAVACGFTDLYSVAETTLNQTGRAIEVMLILLGSYLVIDLVISALMNGLNGLVQLRER from the coding sequence ATGAGTTCTGCAGTCACGCCTTGGTGGCGCAACCGCCGACTGATTCCTTGGCTGCTCCAGGCGGTTGTTGGGCTTGTTGTGCTGGTGTTGGTAGCTTTTTTGCTCGGTAATTTGGTGCGTAACCTCACCAATGCCGGATTGCTACTTACCTGGAGTTGGCTTGGTAATCCCTCTGGATTTGAAATCTCCGAAACGGTGATTCCATTCGATGCATCAATGCCCTATTGGCGTGCATTGATGGCTGGCTTGATGAACACCTTAAGGGTGGTGTTATTTGGCTTGTTTGGTGCCACCTTGCTAGGGGTTGCAGTTGGCACTGCTTCTTTCAGTTCCAACGGACTGCTGCGTCTCCTGTCCCGCATATACGTTGAGCTGATTCGCAACATCCCCCTGTTGTTGCTATTGGTGTTTTGGTATTTCGTGGTTTTCCTGTCTCTCCCTAACGGCGCAGCAGCCCTGCAGATGCCTGGGGTGGTGCTGGCTAAATCTGGCCTCTATCTCAGTTGGTTTGATTCGGCTTTGCAATGGCAGTTGCCCCTGCTTGAGAACGGGGTGTGGCAGGCGCCATTGAGGATTTCAGTGGAATTTGCAGCCTTGCTAAGTGGTCTAGTGATCTATTCGGGAGCCTTTATCGCCGAGGTGGTGCGCGGTGGTATTGCCTCGGTGCCTAAGGGGCAGTGGGAGGCAGCCACCTCGCTGGGCTTTTCGCCCCTGCTGACCCTGCGGCGGATCGTTTTGCCCCAAGCCTTGCGCGTGATTGTGCCGGGGCTGAACAGCCAATACATTTCGCTTGCCAAGAGTTCATCGCTGGCAGTGGCCTGCGGCTTCACCGACCTTTATTCGGTGGCTGAAACCACGCTCAATCAAACCGGCCGTGCCATTGAGGTGATGTTGATTTTATTGGGTTCTTATTTAGTGATCGACCTGGTGATCTCAGCCCTGATGAATGGGCTAAATGGCCTTGTGCAGCTGAGAGAACGCTAA
- a CDS encoding SLC13 family permease has product MTELLQASLQPGALITLMVLVLSIVLFVWGVIAPEVTGLLAAGLLMATGVLKPGEALEGFGSPALITVMALFALSAGLFRSGALDRLRGLIGSDAVRSPKRMILLLSAVMGPVSAFVPNTPIVASLLPVVEGWCHRRRISPSKVLLPLSFATLLGGTLTLLGSSVNLLASEVSEKLGYGAFGLFSFTKIGIGVWLVGSLVMALLSDRLLPDRGSNDDDLASDITSSGYLTEVMIPASSELIGQSLHGSRLQRRFDVDVLELHRGPERFTPPLADRPLQQGDRLLLRCTRADLLRLQQEQMVVLAPTPETADTLSGSQRMVEVLLPSGSSLAGGCLRDLRFRQRYNATVLALRRGNSVLRERLGKAVLREGDVLLLQGPKDAIRGLQANNDLVVLEQLEDDLPTVSRKRLALVIAVLAILLPSLGLIPLVASVLLGTVAMVATGCLRSGELQRSIRLDVILLLGSLGSFSVALEKTGLAEALAKGLLSGLNDWPIYWAITAVFLFTTLLTEVMSNAATVAMLIPIAGKLAIGLNIAPMALIFTVLFGASQSFLSPVGYQTNLMVFGPGRYRFLDVARYGFPLTVVMTLLVPLLICRQFGI; this is encoded by the coding sequence GTGACCGAGCTACTGCAGGCCTCACTCCAGCCCGGTGCCCTGATCACCCTGATGGTGCTGGTCCTCTCCATTGTGCTGTTCGTGTGGGGCGTGATCGCGCCAGAGGTCACGGGCCTGCTGGCGGCAGGGCTGCTAATGGCCACTGGGGTGCTCAAGCCTGGGGAAGCACTCGAGGGCTTTGGCAGCCCGGCCCTGATCACGGTGATGGCCCTGTTCGCCTTGTCAGCGGGGCTGTTTCGTTCGGGTGCCCTCGATCGCCTGCGCGGCTTGATCGGCTCCGATGCGGTGCGCAGTCCCAAGCGCATGATCTTGTTGTTGTCGGCTGTGATGGGGCCCGTATCGGCCTTTGTGCCCAACACCCCAATCGTGGCCTCGCTGCTGCCGGTAGTGGAGGGCTGGTGCCACCGCCGCCGCATATCTCCCTCCAAGGTGCTTCTGCCCCTTTCCTTTGCCACGCTGCTGGGCGGCACCCTCACCCTGCTGGGCAGCTCGGTGAATCTGCTTGCCAGCGAAGTGAGCGAAAAGCTCGGCTACGGCGCCTTCGGCCTGTTCAGCTTCACGAAAATCGGCATCGGCGTCTGGCTCGTGGGCAGCCTGGTGATGGCCCTGCTTTCAGATCGCTTGCTGCCAGATCGCGGCAGCAACGACGACGACCTTGCCAGCGATATAACCAGCAGTGGCTATCTCACCGAGGTGATGATTCCAGCCAGCTCGGAATTAATCGGCCAGTCTTTACATGGCAGCCGGCTGCAACGACGCTTCGATGTCGATGTGCTCGAACTGCATCGGGGCCCAGAACGTTTCACCCCACCCCTAGCCGACCGCCCCCTGCAGCAGGGCGACCGGCTGCTGCTGCGCTGCACCCGGGCCGATCTACTGCGCCTGCAGCAGGAGCAAATGGTGGTGCTTGCCCCCACCCCCGAAACCGCAGATACCCTTTCAGGCAGCCAGCGCATGGTGGAGGTGTTGCTGCCTTCCGGATCAAGCCTGGCTGGTGGCTGCCTACGCGACCTGCGTTTCCGCCAGCGATACAACGCCACAGTGCTAGCCCTGCGCCGCGGAAACTCCGTGCTTAGGGAGCGCCTTGGCAAGGCGGTGCTGCGCGAGGGCGATGTGCTGCTGCTGCAGGGGCCCAAGGACGCCATTCGCGGCCTTCAAGCCAACAACGATCTGGTGGTACTGGAACAGCTAGAAGACGACCTGCCCACGGTGAGCCGCAAGCGCCTGGCCCTGGTTATTGCCGTGCTGGCAATCCTGCTGCCGAGTTTGGGGCTAATTCCGCTTGTGGCCTCAGTTCTGCTTGGCACCGTGGCGATGGTTGCTACAGGCTGCCTGCGCAGCGGTGAACTGCAGCGCTCAATCCGGCTAGATGTAATCCTGCTGCTGGGGTCCCTGGGCAGTTTCAGCGTGGCCCTTGAGAAAACAGGCCTGGCCGAAGCCTTGGCCAAGGGACTGCTCAGCGGCCTAAATGACTGGCCGATCTACTGGGCCATCACGGCCGTGTTCTTGTTCACCACCCTGCTAACCGAGGTGATGAGCAATGCCGCCACAGTAGCCATGCTGATACCGATCGCCGGCAAGCTAGCCATAGGCCTTAACATTGCACCGATGGCGCTGATCTTCACCGTGCTGTTTGGTGCCAGCCAGAGCTTTTTAAGCCCGGTTGGCTATCAAACCAACCTGATGGTGTTTGGCCCTGGCCGCTATCGCTTTTTAGATGTGGCCCGCTACGGCTTCCCCCTCACCGTAGTGATGACCCTGCTGGTTCCCCTGCTGATCTGCCGCCAATTTGGGATCTAA
- a CDS encoding potassium channel family protein, giving the protein MTNWWHWNPSEGAIKGGFAVIGVGRFGSAVCSELVKAGAEVLAIDASQRAIDELRQIDPAIEARVVDCTDEEALRAAGVLDMTTVVVAMSEPIEASVTATLIVKDSPGSKVTQVIARATSDLHMKMLQRVGADRVVFPSKMQGHRLGMELVRPNLLEKLRLDDRNSIEEIRVPQAFIGQSLREINLRKNFNVSVLAAGPDNQLTVNPPASHVLESGELLVVMGASEDLAKLPGS; this is encoded by the coding sequence ATGACGAACTGGTGGCACTGGAATCCCTCTGAAGGCGCCATTAAAGGTGGCTTCGCTGTGATCGGGGTGGGGCGATTTGGCTCCGCCGTGTGTAGCGAATTGGTCAAGGCGGGGGCAGAGGTATTGGCCATCGACGCCAGCCAGAGGGCCATAGATGAGCTGCGTCAAATCGACCCCGCCATCGAAGCTCGGGTGGTGGACTGCACCGACGAAGAAGCCCTGCGGGCCGCTGGCGTCCTCGACATGACCACCGTGGTGGTGGCGATGAGCGAGCCGATCGAGGCCAGTGTGACGGCCACTTTGATTGTTAAAGACAGCCCCGGCAGCAAGGTGACGCAGGTGATCGCCCGGGCCACCAGTGATCTGCACATGAAAATGCTGCAGCGGGTAGGCGCCGATCGGGTGGTTTTTCCTTCAAAGATGCAGGGCCACCGCCTAGGCATGGAGCTGGTGCGGCCCAACCTGCTGGAGAAGCTGCGCCTCGACGACCGCAACAGCATCGAGGAGATCCGGGTGCCGCAGGCCTTCATCGGCCAGTCGCTGCGGGAAATCAATTTGCGCAAAAACTTCAACGTGAGCGTGCTGGCCGCCGGCCCTGACAATCAGCTCACGGTCAACCCCCCCGCCTCCCACGTGCTCGAGTCGGGCGAGCTGCTAGTGGTGATGGGCGCCAGTGAAGACCTGGCCAAACTGCCTGGCAGCTAA
- a CDS encoding calcium/sodium antiporter → MNFLPSALEILLGIVLLFGGGELFVAGSSALALLLGIPQIVIGLTVVSLGTSAPELFVSLISTFQDGDAIAVSNVVGSNIFNLMVVLGLSALVVPLRVKSRLVRRDVPLLLGVSLAVWGMASGGRLTWQAGLALLVGTAINLIWEMRTASEYSDEEGDFNEDDRATPAVAAAKLAGGLVLLVLGSQVLVKGATAAAIGLGVTQTVIGLTIVSAGTSMPELVTSLVAAYRGKADLAIGNVVGSNLLNQLLILGVCGVFSGEGLLVDPVVISRDLPVMVLTTLALLPILWTRGVVTRLEGGILVSLYVLYLAEQVLSETLTTAQDEFRFVVLVVVLPLVLVFLVWQMLRWRRDRFA, encoded by the coding sequence ATGAATTTCCTGCCCAGTGCCCTGGAAATCCTTCTGGGCATCGTGCTCCTGTTTGGTGGCGGAGAGCTTTTTGTGGCTGGGTCCTCGGCCCTGGCCCTGTTGCTGGGAATCCCCCAGATCGTGATCGGCCTCACGGTGGTTTCCCTGGGCACCAGTGCGCCGGAGTTGTTCGTGAGCCTGATCTCCACTTTTCAAGATGGCGATGCGATTGCCGTCAGCAACGTGGTGGGCAGCAACATCTTCAATCTGATGGTGGTGCTTGGCCTCAGCGCCCTTGTGGTGCCACTGCGGGTAAAAAGTCGCCTGGTGCGAAGGGATGTGCCCCTGCTGCTGGGCGTTTCGCTGGCGGTGTGGGGCATGGCCTCCGGTGGCCGCCTCACCTGGCAGGCAGGCCTGGCCCTGCTGGTGGGCACCGCGATCAACCTGATCTGGGAGATGCGCACCGCCTCCGAATATTCAGATGAGGAGGGCGATTTCAATGAGGACGACCGGGCCACCCCTGCCGTGGCCGCCGCCAAGCTGGCTGGCGGTCTCGTGCTGTTGGTGCTGGGATCCCAGGTGCTGGTCAAGGGTGCCACTGCGGCGGCCATCGGCCTGGGCGTCACCCAGACCGTGATTGGCCTGACAATCGTTTCAGCCGGCACCTCCATGCCGGAGCTGGTGACCTCGCTGGTGGCGGCATACCGCGGCAAGGCCGATCTGGCCATCGGCAACGTGGTGGGCAGCAACCTGCTCAACCAGCTGCTGATACTGGGGGTATGCGGCGTCTTCTCCGGCGAGGGGCTTCTGGTGGATCCGGTAGTGATCAGCCGTGATCTGCCGGTGATGGTGCTCACCACCCTGGCCCTGCTGCCCATCCTCTGGACCAGGGGGGTGGTTACTCGACTGGAGGGGGGCATCCTGGTAAGTCTCTACGTGCTCTATCTGGCTGAGCAGGTGCTCTCAGAGACTTTGACCACGGCCCAGGATGAATTCCGGTTTGTGGTTCTGGTGGTTGTGCTGCCCCTGGTGCTGGTGTTTTTGGTTTGGCAGATGCTGCGCTGGCGCCGCGATCGCTTCGCTTGA
- a CDS encoding DedA family protein: MIQQLIDGLPDLISAAVETNPLLGYGAVALVMLLENLIPPIPSEVLMPYAGYLVHAGRLQLLPTVAAGLVGTVLGAWFWYGIGRWINEERIAGWLAYRGRWLGIQPDDLAKSRRWFNRHGSAVVFWGRLIPGVRTLVSVPAGIEMMPQAKFLAWTTAGSLIWTTLLTLAGREMGQAYGQLEGLLAPWAGGIKLVLELALVCAVLTLLRLWQLRSRAADPEDKDSGGPV; this comes from the coding sequence TTGATTCAGCAGTTGATCGACGGGCTGCCAGACCTGATCAGCGCCGCGGTGGAGACCAATCCTCTGCTCGGTTACGGAGCGGTTGCTTTGGTGATGCTGCTGGAAAATCTCATCCCGCCCATTCCCTCAGAAGTTTTGATGCCCTACGCGGGCTATCTGGTGCATGCGGGCCGGCTGCAATTACTCCCCACGGTGGCGGCCGGACTGGTGGGCACCGTGCTGGGTGCCTGGTTTTGGTACGGCATTGGCCGCTGGATAAATGAGGAGCGAATAGCTGGCTGGCTGGCTTACCGGGGCCGCTGGCTGGGCATCCAGCCAGATGACCTAGCCAAAAGCCGCCGTTGGTTCAACCGCCATGGCTCGGCGGTGGTGTTCTGGGGACGACTGATCCCCGGGGTGCGGACCCTGGTTTCCGTGCCGGCCGGCATTGAAATGATGCCCCAGGCGAAGTTTCTCGCCTGGACCACCGCGGGCAGCCTGATCTGGACCACCTTGCTCACCCTGGCGGGCAGGGAGATGGGCCAGGCCTACGGCCAGTTGGAGGGTCTACTGGCCCCCTGGGCCGGAGGGATCAAGCTGGTGTTGGAGCTTGCCCTCGTCTGCGCAGTGCTGACTCTGCTGAGGCTATGGCAGCTACGCAGCCGGGCAGCTGACCCTGAAGACAAAGATTCGGGCGGCCCCGTTTAG
- a CDS encoding amino acid ABC transporter substrate-binding protein, which produces MAWLRRLVTAFSLLGALGLVGCAGEGGGVQSQKMATIKARGSLLCGTDGKLPGFSYLDSDGRYAGLDVDTCRAVAAAMLGDGEKVQFRDLNPSERFAALSSGEVDLLARNTTMTLSRDAPGGNGLSFAPTTFYDGQGVMAPSASGIRELKDLAGKPVCVPSGTTSELNLADRMREEGIAYTPLKFQTLDQMWTAYFSGRCAAVSTDRSQMAAYRSILPQPALHSLLPVVMSKEPLTPSTINADPAWADAVRWIVYGLMQAEELGITQANLEAKLAEAKANPNQAELRRFLGVEGEFGRQLGLPADFVVQAIRAVGNYGEIFERNLGRDSKLKLDRGMNRLWTQGGLIYSPPFR; this is translated from the coding sequence ATGGCTTGGTTGCGCCGGTTGGTTACTGCATTTTCTCTGCTGGGAGCTTTGGGCCTGGTGGGCTGTGCTGGTGAAGGCGGTGGTGTTCAAAGCCAGAAGATGGCCACTATCAAGGCCCGGGGCAGCCTGCTCTGTGGCACAGATGGAAAGTTGCCAGGCTTTAGCTACTTGGACTCAGACGGCCGCTACGCCGGGCTTGACGTGGATACTTGCCGGGCTGTTGCCGCTGCGATGTTGGGCGATGGCGAGAAGGTGCAGTTCCGAGATCTAAATCCCAGCGAGCGCTTTGCCGCCCTCTCCAGCGGTGAGGTGGATTTGCTTGCCCGTAACACCACCATGACCCTCAGCAGGGATGCGCCCGGGGGCAATGGGCTGAGCTTTGCCCCAACTACCTTTTACGACGGCCAAGGTGTGATGGCGCCCTCGGCTAGTGGTATCCGCGAGCTCAAGGATCTGGCCGGCAAGCCTGTTTGTGTTCCAAGCGGCACCACCAGCGAGCTCAACCTGGCCGACCGGATGCGGGAAGAGGGCATTGCCTATACCCCGCTGAAGTTCCAGACCCTCGACCAGATGTGGACGGCCTATTTCAGCGGCCGATGTGCGGCAGTGAGCACCGATCGCTCCCAGATGGCGGCCTACCGCAGCATCCTTCCCCAGCCGGCGCTCCATAGCTTGTTGCCGGTGGTAATGAGCAAGGAGCCTCTCACGCCCTCCACCATCAATGCCGATCCGGCTTGGGCTGATGCAGTGCGATGGATCGTTTATGGCCTGATGCAAGCGGAGGAGCTGGGGATTACTCAGGCCAATCTTGAGGCGAAGCTTGCTGAAGCTAAGGCAAATCCAAATCAGGCTGAGCTGCGCAGATTCCTCGGGGTGGAGGGAGAGTTTGGTCGTCAACTTGGATTGCCAGCTGATTTTGTAGTTCAGGCCATAAGAGCTGTTGGTAATTATGGTGAGATATTTGAACGTAATCTTGGTCGAGATTCTAAACTCAAATTAGATCGAGGCATGAATCGTCTCTGGACTCAAGGCGGGCTGATTTACTCACCCCCGTTCCGTTGA
- a CDS encoding amino acid ABC transporter permease: MASTAPLVVRANSLRRLQKELFGSRLDGLISIALLAALLAAGLGFFRWALFQAQWVVLSANSTLFAVGRYPVDQQWRLWLLTSLLALATGLSWGLLRAFPGSGAVQPLWPRNDRWAAAILAALALWRPMALQLTLAIQLRWWGIAALLLFARWASGRYGPAIPHACRRLIPLLWPLLYLVGMVLISGGLGLVQVPTSEWGGLLLTVLMATFAILLCFPLGVLLALGRRSELPLLRWGSVIYIEFIRGAPLITLLFLGQNILGFLLPGGLAPDRVWRAAWVLTFFAAAYVAEAVRSGLVAVPAGQMEAARSLGLPVPLALVHVVLPQAIRVALPATVGQFISLLQDTTLLSLIGLLDLLGTARTVMANPMFLGKNAEVYVVLAILFWSCCAALGLGSRALETRLNPHFPSAPQA; the protein is encoded by the coding sequence ATGGCAAGTACAGCTCCTCTGGTGGTGCGAGCCAATTCCTTGCGCAGATTGCAAAAGGAGCTCTTTGGCAGTCGACTCGATGGCTTGATTTCCATCGCCCTGCTGGCAGCCCTGCTGGCAGCGGGCTTGGGCTTTTTCCGCTGGGCACTATTTCAGGCCCAATGGGTTGTGCTCAGTGCCAACAGCACCCTGTTTGCCGTAGGTCGCTATCCAGTGGATCAGCAGTGGCGCCTATGGCTGCTCACTAGCTTGCTGGCCCTGGCAACTGGGCTGAGTTGGGGTCTGTTGAGGGCTTTCCCAGGTTCCGGGGCTGTTCAGCCTCTTTGGCCCCGCAATGACCGCTGGGCCGCCGCAATCTTGGCTGCCCTCGCCCTGTGGCGGCCCATGGCCCTCCAGCTAACCCTTGCCATCCAACTGCGTTGGTGGGGGATCGCTGCCCTACTGCTGTTCGCCCGCTGGGCCTCCGGGCGCTACGGCCCAGCAATTCCCCATGCTTGCCGCCGGCTGATTCCCCTGCTTTGGCCCTTGCTTTACCTGGTGGGCATGGTGCTGATTAGTGGTGGCCTGGGGCTGGTGCAGGTGCCGACTTCCGAATGGGGTGGCTTGCTGCTCACGGTGTTGATGGCGACCTTTGCCATCCTGCTCTGCTTTCCCCTGGGGGTGCTTCTCGCCCTTGGTCGCCGTAGCGAGCTGCCGCTGCTGCGCTGGGGCTCGGTGATCTACATCGAGTTCATCCGCGGGGCACCGCTGATTACATTGTTGTTTCTGGGGCAAAACATCCTCGGCTTCCTGCTGCCAGGGGGGCTGGCTCCCGATCGGGTTTGGCGGGCTGCCTGGGTGCTCACCTTTTTTGCTGCTGCCTATGTGGCTGAGGCGGTGCGATCAGGTTTGGTAGCGGTGCCTGCGGGTCAGATGGAGGCGGCTCGCTCCCTGGGCCTGCCGGTGCCTCTGGCTCTGGTGCATGTGGTGCTTCCCCAGGCCATTCGAGTTGCCCTGCCAGCCACGGTGGGCCAATTCATCTCCCTGCTGCAAGACACCACCTTGCTCTCGTTGATCGGCCTGCTTGACCTACTCGGCACCGCCCGTACGGTGATGGCAAACCCAATGTTTCTTGGTAAGAACGCGGAGGTGTATGTAGTGCTTGCCATTTTGTTTTGGAGTTGTTGCGCGGCTCTCGGGCTGGGCAGTCGCGCCTTAGAAACTCGCCTTAATCCCCATTTCCCCTCCGCGCCCCAGGCATGA
- a CDS encoding TrkH family potassium uptake protein: protein MPQFTLVTGALVIAIGTLVLASPLCSSDDVGLWQALFTVTSAITVTGLSIIDVSRDLTTFGQLTLAGLIITGGLGLMAITTFLQGFVQGHSGLRHRLDRGRALDEFGVGGIGPTFNSILITGFCVMGLGTVVLYGFGFTDIANPLERFWASLFHCISAYNNAGFGLWGDSLVRYRDNPVVNGVIASMIVVGGIGWRVINDLWSNRSRLQRLRRLSLHTRLVLRSTALLIVFGSLGLLFTEQFAAGGVIENLQWWQRIQVTLFQSITARTAGFNTVPLSIQTFSDAGLLLLIVLMFIGASPGGTGGGIKTTTFATLMGATRSTLQGREEVVIHRRQIPATVVLRAVGVTLASAIFVILMTMLLGLGPTASGETTRTSFNFLERLFTCMSAFGTVGLDLGVTAQLNRWGQLVLMVGMFVGRLGILLLLSAIYGSRPQPRVGYPREEIYI from the coding sequence GTGCCCCAATTCACGCTGGTCACCGGCGCCCTGGTGATCGCCATCGGCACATTGGTGCTGGCCAGCCCGCTCTGCTCCAGCGACGACGTGGGGCTTTGGCAAGCCCTATTCACCGTGACCTCAGCAATCACGGTGACTGGTCTTTCGATCATCGATGTGAGCCGCGATCTCACGACCTTCGGCCAGCTAACGCTGGCGGGACTGATCATCACCGGCGGCCTTGGCCTAATGGCGATCACCACCTTTTTGCAGGGCTTCGTGCAGGGACATTCGGGTCTGCGCCACAGGCTTGATAGGGGCCGCGCCCTCGACGAGTTTGGCGTGGGGGGCATCGGCCCCACCTTCAACAGCATCCTGATCACGGGCTTCTGTGTGATGGGGCTCGGCACGGTGGTGCTTTACGGCTTCGGCTTCACCGACATCGCCAACCCGCTTGAGCGCTTCTGGGCTTCCCTTTTTCACTGCATCAGCGCATACAACAACGCCGGCTTCGGCCTCTGGGGCGACAGCCTGGTGCGCTACAGGGACAACCCGGTGGTGAATGGGGTGATCGCCTCGATGATCGTGGTGGGCGGCATCGGCTGGCGGGTAATCAACGATCTGTGGAGCAACCGCTCCCGGCTGCAACGGCTGCGCCGGCTCAGCCTCCACACCCGGCTGGTGCTGCGCAGCACGGCCTTGTTAATCGTGTTTGGGTCCCTGGGCCTGCTGTTCACAGAACAATTCGCCGCCGGTGGCGTAATCGAGAATCTGCAGTGGTGGCAGCGGATCCAGGTGACCCTGTTTCAATCAATCACGGCGCGCACGGCAGGCTTCAACACCGTGCCGCTATCGATTCAGACCTTTTCAGACGCCGGGCTGCTGCTGCTGATCGTGCTGATGTTTATCGGTGCCAGCCCCGGCGGCACCGGCGGCGGCATCAAAACCACCACCTTCGCCACCTTGATGGGCGCCACCCGCTCCACCCTGCAGGGGCGCGAGGAGGTGGTGATCCACCGGCGCCAGATCCCCGCCACCGTGGTGCTTCGGGCAGTGGGGGTAACCCTAGCTTCAGCAATTTTTGTGATTTTGATGACCATGCTGCTGGGCCTGGGACCCACGGCCTCCGGAGAAACCACCCGCACCAGCTTCAACTTCCTCGAAAGGCTCTTTACCTGCATGTCTGCCTTCGGCACCGTGGGCCTGGATCTGGGCGTGACCGCCCAACTCAACCGCTGGGGCCAGCTGGTGCTGATGGTGGGGATGTTTGTCGGCAGACTGGGCATCCTGCTACTGCTCTCGGCGATCTACGGCAGCCGGCCCCAACCCCGCGTGGGCTACCCCCGCGAAGAGATCTACATCTGA
- a CDS encoding Nif11-like leader peptide family natural product precursor — protein MELDPNASELNILFTFLGRIQQDQSLRDQLNEVITAPDVVAIAAAGGFCFQTSTLLDLFERCNEASLARQGLMDEKLIRVYLQRERLQAP, from the coding sequence ATGGAACTGGACCCTAATGCCAGCGAACTCAATATCCTGTTCACATTCCTGGGCCGGATTCAACAGGACCAGTCCCTCCGAGACCAGCTCAATGAGGTGATCACAGCCCCCGATGTGGTGGCGATTGCCGCTGCCGGAGGCTTCTGCTTCCAGACCAGCACCCTGCTGGACCTGTTTGAGCGCTGCAACGAAGCGTCCCTGGCCCGCCAGGGGCTGATGGACGAGAAATTGATTCGGGTCTACCTCCAGCGGGAGCGACTGCAGGCCCCATGA
- a CDS encoding fasciclin domain-containing protein, producing MKNATVVNADIVCDNGSVHLIDRVILPG from the coding sequence GTGAAGAACGCCACGGTGGTCAATGCCGATATCGTTTGCGATAACGGCTCGGTGCATCTGATCGATCGCGTCATCTTGCCGGGCTGA
- a CDS encoding amino acid ABC transporter ATP-binding protein — MTSSPTLMIEARGVEKWYPNGFHALRGIDLNVHQGEVVVIMGPSGSGKSTFLRTFNAMEDFQKGSIVVDGIEISDDLRRIDAIRREVGMVFQQFNLFPHLSVLDNLTLAPVKVRKRPKAVVERQALELLERVGIAEQAHKFPGQLSGGQQQRVAIARSLCMEPRIMLFDEPTSALDPEMVQEVLAVMQELAREGMTMVVCSHEVRFARQVASRVVLMADGEVVEEAPPQQFFSNPQHERSKQFLSQIS, encoded by the coding sequence ATGACCAGCTCACCCACCCTGATGATCGAAGCCCGTGGGGTCGAGAAGTGGTATCCCAACGGCTTCCATGCCCTACGTGGTATTGATCTAAACGTTCACCAAGGCGAGGTGGTGGTGATCATGGGACCTTCGGGCTCGGGTAAGAGCACTTTTCTGCGCACCTTCAACGCCATGGAGGATTTTCAGAAGGGCTCAATCGTGGTGGATGGCATTGAGATCAGCGACGATTTGCGCCGCATCGATGCGATCCGCCGGGAGGTGGGCATGGTGTTTCAGCAGTTCAATTTGTTTCCCCACCTCTCGGTGCTCGACAACCTGACCCTGGCGCCGGTGAAAGTGCGCAAACGCCCTAAAGCGGTGGTGGAGCGCCAGGCCCTGGAGTTGTTGGAGCGGGTTGGGATCGCCGAGCAGGCCCACAAGTTTCCAGGTCAGCTCTCTGGCGGCCAGCAGCAGCGGGTGGCGATTGCTCGCTCGCTTTGCATGGAGCCCCGCATCATGTTGTTTGACGAGCCCACCAGTGCCCTGGATCCCGAGATGGTGCAGGAGGTGCTGGCGGTGATGCAGGAGCTGGCCCGCGAAGGTATGACCATGGTGGTGTGTAGCCATGAGGTGCGCTTTGCACGCCAGGTGGCCAGCCGGGTCGTGCTTATGGCTGATGGTGAGGTGGTGGAGGAGGCGCCGCCGCAGCAGTTTTTCTCTAACCCGCAGCATGAGCGCAGCAAGCAATTCCTTAGTCAGATCAGCTGA